In Acidobacteriota bacterium, a single genomic region encodes these proteins:
- a CDS encoding DUF3368 domain-containing protein yields MLVVADSSPLIYLSRVGALHLLSALFDEVVVPRAVWHEAVERRPSAPGIDALHQVRWLRVLDDPSLELDLGLDPGETAAILLAESLRADLLLIDERVGRKVAQARGLAVRGTLGVLVQARQLALLPALKPVLDALVAAGFRIAPALIREALAHVGEGAEPANATSTDRS; encoded by the coding sequence GTGCTGGTCGTCGCCGACAGTTCCCCGCTCATCTACCTCTCGCGCGTCGGGGCCCTTCACCTGCTTTCTGCGCTCTTCGATGAAGTCGTCGTGCCGCGAGCGGTGTGGCACGAGGCCGTGGAACGGCGCCCGTCCGCGCCTGGCATCGATGCACTCCACCAGGTACGCTGGTTGCGGGTCCTCGACGACCCGTCGCTCGAGTTAGACCTGGGGCTCGATCCCGGAGAGACGGCAGCCATCCTCCTCGCCGAATCTCTCCGGGCAGATCTCCTTCTCATCGACGAACGGGTAGGACGGAAAGTGGCACAAGCGCGCGGTCTCGCCGTACGGGGAACACTCGGCGTCCTGGTTCAAGCGCGACAACTGGCATTGCTCCCTGCACTCAAGCCCGTGCTTGACGCGCTCGTCGCAGCGGGCTTCCGCATCGCACCCGCTCTGATTCGCGAAGCGCTCGCGCACGTGGGAGAAGGCGCAGAACCAGCGAATGCGACATCGACAGATCGCTCGTGA
- a CDS encoding UPF0175 family protein, producing the protein MEITVEIPGPLSGQPTDDLVRRARLLLVIDEVRAGRLTRAGAAGALDVTLDDFLIEAGRHGLYAIDHDVEDFKQELGAIPKSQR; encoded by the coding sequence ATGGAAATCACGGTCGAGATTCCGGGACCGCTGTCTGGGCAGCCGACTGACGACTTGGTCAGGCGCGCGCGCCTACTGCTCGTGATCGACGAGGTTCGAGCCGGCCGCTTGACTCGTGCCGGCGCGGCAGGCGCACTCGATGTGACGCTCGACGACTTCCTCATCGAGGCCGGCCGGCACGGCCTCTATGCCATTGATCACGACGTCGAGGATTTCAAGCAAGAGCTCGGAGCTATTCCGAAGAGCCAGCGCTGA
- a CDS encoding TIGR04255 family protein encodes MSATDNPLEAPTPEEVPLKNAPLVRVIAQLRFPEILSVEQREFVAPFQEATRSKYPVLRQEQTQGFLLGPGGVAQAKPKIAWRFSDTTGDWRVSLASEFLALETTRYVSRSDFFGRLRFLAEAVIEHIGPSQLDRLGVRYIDRIAGPTVDDITALVRPEVRGIVGTSIATQAVHAISESLFNVTGAQMLARWGCLPPGATVDPSAIEPAKEKSWILDLDMFSAAPMPFEVDQVISEAQRYAERIYTVFRWAVTNEFLVRFGGEP; translated from the coding sequence ATGAGCGCCACAGACAATCCGCTCGAAGCTCCGACGCCAGAGGAGGTGCCGCTCAAGAACGCACCCCTGGTGCGCGTCATCGCGCAGCTCCGGTTTCCCGAGATTCTGTCCGTCGAGCAGCGAGAGTTCGTGGCCCCCTTTCAGGAGGCAACGCGAAGTAAATATCCCGTGCTTCGACAGGAGCAGACGCAAGGGTTTCTGCTGGGACCAGGCGGTGTGGCCCAAGCGAAACCAAAGATCGCCTGGCGTTTCAGCGATACGACTGGCGATTGGCGTGTCTCGCTGGCATCTGAATTCTTGGCGCTTGAGACCACGCGGTACGTCAGCAGGTCGGACTTCTTCGGCAGACTCAGGTTTCTCGCCGAAGCGGTCATTGAGCACATCGGACCGAGTCAGCTCGATCGCCTTGGGGTTCGCTACATCGATCGGATTGCTGGCCCGACAGTCGACGACATCACGGCGCTTGTGCGGCCTGAGGTCCGTGGCATCGTGGGAACGAGCATCGCGACCCAGGCAGTGCACGCGATTTCAGAATCACTGTTCAACGTGACCGGCGCACAGATGCTTGCTCGGTGGGGGTGTCTTCCCCCGGGCGCGACCGTCGATCCATCGGCGATCGAACCCGCGAAGGAGAAGAGCTGGATTCTCGATCTTGATATGTTCAGCGCGGCTCCGATGCCGTTTGAAGTTGACCAAGTCATTTCAGAAGCGCAGCGCTACGCCGAGCGGATCTACACGGTCTTTCGGTGGGCTGTCACGAATGAGTTCCTGGTTCGATTCGGAGGCGAGCCATGA